Proteins encoded by one window of Corallococcus exiguus:
- the truB gene encoding tRNA pseudouridine(55) synthase TruB — protein MTPGLYLTHKPVGATSFATVRAFQEEAQATRPGRRTALCHGGTLDPFAEGLLLMLVGPATHLFEHLHAAPKVYEARVEWGTEMDTGDLHGRPVHQGDATALTPEQLEAALRPFLGWTDQIPPATSAKKLGGEPAYRKAHRGEAVDLPPSRVYLHTARWLSHDLPKASILELTCRGGYYVRSLARDLGRALGCGAHLSALKRTAIGPWKDPGPGARIERHGRDLLPWTSSRALTDQDVGTLRQGQSIATTPLQPPDWRLPPGYPEPTGPVRGFHQGKLTFLLTPRDGALWPETELRGGV, from the coding sequence ATGACCCCCGGCCTCTACCTCACGCACAAGCCCGTGGGTGCCACCAGCTTCGCCACCGTCCGAGCCTTCCAGGAGGAAGCGCAGGCGACGAGGCCCGGCCGCCGCACGGCGCTGTGCCACGGCGGCACGTTGGATCCGTTCGCGGAAGGGCTGTTGCTGATGCTGGTGGGCCCGGCCACGCACCTCTTCGAACACCTGCACGCGGCGCCCAAGGTCTACGAGGCCCGCGTGGAGTGGGGCACGGAGATGGACACCGGAGACCTGCACGGCCGCCCCGTGCACCAGGGGGACGCGACCGCGCTCACCCCCGAGCAACTCGAAGCAGCGCTGCGCCCGTTCCTCGGCTGGACGGATCAAATCCCGCCCGCCACCAGCGCGAAGAAGCTCGGCGGTGAGCCCGCCTACCGCAAGGCCCACCGGGGCGAAGCCGTGGACCTGCCTCCCTCGCGCGTGTACCTGCACACCGCGCGCTGGCTTTCGCACGACCTGCCCAAAGCCAGCATCCTGGAGCTCACCTGCCGGGGCGGCTACTACGTCCGCTCCCTGGCCCGAGACCTGGGGCGCGCGCTCGGCTGCGGCGCGCACCTCTCCGCGCTGAAGCGCACGGCCATCGGCCCCTGGAAGGACCCGGGCCCCGGCGCGCGCATCGAACGGCACGGCCGCGACCTGCTCCCCTGGACGTCCTCGCGAGCGCTCACCGACCAGGATGTGGGCACCCTGCGCCAGGGCCAGTCCATCGCCACCACACCACTCCAGCCCCCGGACTGGCGCCTGCCACCGGGCTACCCGGAGCCCACGGGCCCGGTGCGCGGCTTCCACCAGGGGAAGTTGACCTTCCTGCTCACCCCGAGGGACGGAGCCCTCTGGCCCGAGACAGAGCTGCGCGGCGGCGTCTAG
- the tkt gene encoding transketolase → MTTEKIDTQAINTIRTLSMDAVEKAHSGHPGAPMALAPVAYQLWQQELRYDPAQPNWPDRDRFILSNGHASMLLYSLLHLAGVKRVKDAKVTDVPAVSLDDIRNFRQLDSATPGHPEYHWTTGVETTTGPLGAGVSNSVGMAIASKWLGAHFNKPGFDLFTHDVYALCGDGDMMEGVASEAASLAGHLQLPNLCWIYDSNHISIDGSTDLAFTEDVGRRFEGYGWRVLKVTDANDLDALSKAYKSFKDERGKPTLIIVNSFIGFGSPKKQGSASAHGEPLGADEIKATKKAYGWPEDAQFLVPDGVRERFQERMGARGKALHDAWEKSVADYRKQHPELARELEALLKRELPEGWDKELPVFPADAKGMATRESGGKVLNALAKNYPWLVGGSADLNPSTKTYISASTSIKPGEYSGRNIHFGVREHAMGSIVNGLNLSHVRGYGATFLIFSDYERPSMRLSSLMEIPSIHIFTHDSIGLGEDGPTHQPVEQLMSLRAVPGNVVLRPGDANEVAEAWRYIAQQKHHPVVLVLSRQPVPTLDRTKFAPASGTAKGAYTLLEAEGGSPDVILIGTGTEVALVVEAAEKLKAEGVKARVVSMPSWELFEQQPQEYQDSVLPPGVKARVAVEKGAAFGWERWTGHTGSIIGMRSFGASAPIKALQQKFGFTVENVVKEAHATIAKAKKH, encoded by the coding sequence ATGACGACCGAGAAAATCGATACCCAGGCAATCAACACCATCCGCACGCTGTCCATGGACGCGGTGGAGAAGGCCCACTCTGGCCACCCGGGCGCGCCCATGGCGCTGGCTCCCGTGGCCTACCAGCTGTGGCAGCAGGAGCTGCGCTACGACCCGGCCCAGCCCAACTGGCCGGACCGCGACCGCTTCATCCTGTCCAATGGCCACGCGTCCATGCTGCTCTACAGCCTGCTGCACCTGGCTGGCGTGAAGCGCGTGAAGGACGCCAAGGTCACCGACGTGCCGGCCGTGTCCCTGGACGACATCCGCAACTTCCGCCAGCTGGACTCCGCCACCCCGGGCCACCCGGAGTACCACTGGACCACCGGCGTGGAGACCACCACCGGCCCCCTGGGCGCGGGCGTCTCCAACAGCGTGGGCATGGCCATCGCCAGCAAGTGGCTGGGCGCCCATTTCAACAAGCCCGGCTTCGACCTGTTCACCCATGACGTCTACGCCCTCTGCGGCGACGGCGACATGATGGAAGGCGTGGCGTCCGAGGCCGCTTCGCTCGCGGGCCACCTCCAGTTGCCCAACCTGTGCTGGATCTACGACAGCAACCACATCTCCATCGACGGCAGCACCGACCTGGCCTTCACGGAAGACGTGGGCCGCCGCTTCGAGGGCTACGGCTGGCGCGTGCTCAAGGTCACCGACGCCAATGACCTGGACGCGCTGTCCAAGGCCTACAAGTCCTTCAAGGACGAGCGCGGCAAGCCCACGCTCATCATCGTCAACTCGTTCATCGGCTTCGGCTCGCCCAAGAAGCAGGGCTCCGCCAGCGCCCACGGCGAGCCCCTGGGCGCCGACGAAATCAAGGCCACCAAGAAGGCCTACGGCTGGCCCGAGGACGCGCAGTTCCTGGTGCCCGACGGCGTGCGCGAGCGCTTCCAGGAGCGCATGGGCGCTCGTGGCAAGGCGCTGCACGACGCGTGGGAGAAGTCCGTCGCGGACTACCGCAAGCAGCACCCGGAGCTGGCTCGTGAGCTGGAGGCGCTGCTCAAGCGCGAGCTGCCCGAGGGCTGGGACAAGGAGCTGCCCGTGTTCCCCGCGGACGCGAAGGGCATGGCCACCCGTGAGTCCGGCGGCAAGGTGCTCAACGCGCTGGCGAAGAACTACCCGTGGCTCGTCGGCGGCTCCGCGGACCTGAACCCGTCCACGAAGACGTACATCTCCGCGTCCACGTCCATCAAGCCGGGCGAGTACTCGGGCCGCAACATCCACTTCGGTGTGCGCGAGCACGCGATGGGCTCCATCGTCAACGGTCTCAACCTGAGCCACGTGCGCGGCTACGGCGCCACGTTCCTCATCTTCAGTGACTACGAGCGCCCCTCCATGCGCCTGTCGTCCCTGATGGAGATTCCGTCCATCCACATCTTCACGCACGACTCCATCGGCCTGGGCGAGGACGGCCCCACGCACCAGCCGGTGGAGCAGCTGATGTCCCTGCGCGCGGTGCCGGGCAACGTGGTGCTGCGCCCCGGCGACGCCAACGAGGTGGCCGAGGCGTGGCGCTACATCGCGCAGCAGAAGCACCACCCGGTGGTGCTCGTGCTGTCGCGCCAGCCGGTGCCCACGCTGGACCGCACGAAGTTCGCTCCCGCTTCCGGCACGGCCAAGGGCGCGTACACGCTGCTGGAGGCGGAGGGCGGCTCGCCGGACGTCATCCTCATCGGTACGGGCACGGAGGTGGCGCTGGTGGTGGAGGCCGCGGAGAAGCTCAAGGCCGAGGGCGTGAAGGCCCGCGTGGTGAGCATGCCTTCGTGGGAGCTGTTCGAGCAGCAGCCCCAGGAGTACCAGGACAGCGTGCTGCCCCCGGGCGTGAAGGCTCGCGTCGCGGTGGAGAAGGGCGCGGCGTTCGGCTGGGAGCGCTGGACGGGACACACCGGCAGCATCATCGGCATGCGCAGCTTCGGCGCTTCCGCCCCCATCAAGGCGCTGCAGCAGAAGTTCGGATTCACCGTGGAGAACGTGGTGAAGGAAGCGCACGCCACCATCGCCAAGGCGAAGAAGCACTGA
- a CDS encoding GNAT family N-acetyltransferase, translated as MAPPDLKTVELTPELWPDLEKLFGPNGACGGCWCMYWRIPEGERYDDVRGPEAKRRFKALVASGEAKGVLAYADGAPVGWATFGPRRSFSRLDRAPSFTCDDADTVASVPCFFIHRNWRNQGVATALLAAVEAAVRREGAATLEGYPVKPPKGSARISNGMAYTGTLSFFLKRGYVHVADRPAGKQRVRKALKPSRRK; from the coding sequence ATGGCGCCACCCGACCTGAAGACCGTGGAGCTCACCCCGGAGCTCTGGCCCGACCTCGAGAAGCTCTTCGGCCCCAACGGCGCCTGTGGCGGCTGCTGGTGCATGTACTGGCGCATCCCGGAGGGCGAACGCTACGACGACGTCCGAGGCCCTGAAGCAAAGCGCCGCTTCAAGGCCCTGGTCGCGAGCGGAGAGGCGAAGGGCGTCCTCGCCTATGCGGACGGTGCACCGGTGGGCTGGGCCACCTTCGGCCCGCGCCGCTCTTTCTCGCGCCTGGACCGAGCCCCCAGCTTCACGTGCGATGACGCGGACACCGTCGCCTCCGTGCCCTGCTTCTTCATCCACCGGAACTGGCGCAACCAGGGCGTGGCCACCGCGCTGCTCGCCGCCGTGGAGGCCGCGGTGCGTCGCGAAGGCGCCGCCACCCTCGAAGGCTATCCGGTGAAACCACCCAAGGGCTCGGCGCGTATCAGCAACGGAATGGCCTACACGGGCACGCTCTCGTTCTTCCTCAAGCGGGGCTACGTCCACGTCGCGGACCGTCCCGCCGGCAAGCAGCGCGTGCGCAAGGCGCTCAAGCCCTCGCGCCGGAAGTGA
- a CDS encoding LVIVD repeat-containing protein, producing MAPFSRWLLLLTTLTACTTPSAPFSGDAEVIPERNTAPWDGGAEALPERTDSVDLGPYSDCAFKLAVGDAVAACDDVSLFDQSTCTPGALDDLDTVGFYSLKARPSSSNTAYSGYSLRLPLEGGKGTLSGRALTRQEIGAGSFFTSATLPATPFSPARDLVFMGCTRPTPDRINGCYVQCAQGKVGTVGTFTAARPGIRTRGESESSGLKLVSEASVSLGMPVDVYVTKGHAYVVAVGTASKPGGLAVFNVRDPSHPVLTKTVQLAGDSYWNGVWAKDNALYIASASSGVIVYDISNPADPQYVRAVPNAPLNVHTVFVDDKRLYAMAPTPGDAVLIFDVSSPLAPVELNRVSLGAGGSGPHDAFVYEERLYVSHTEAGYHAFDVADAEHVYPMGGYSFDGQYAHASAVGTFAGRTVAFEGGEYPGSHLRVLDVTDPANMKLIGEYGLRPETSIHNILLRGSKLYVAYYQEGVRVLDVSIPPKPREVAYFNTYRETDPDRTGSSLEGAIGIRVPGDGFIYVVDTSRGLLILSEQR from the coding sequence ATGGCTCCGTTCTCCCGTTGGCTCCTGCTGCTCACCACACTGACCGCCTGCACCACGCCTTCAGCCCCGTTCAGCGGTGACGCGGAGGTGATTCCCGAACGGAACACCGCGCCCTGGGACGGCGGCGCGGAGGCGCTCCCCGAGCGCACCGACTCCGTGGACCTGGGGCCCTATTCGGACTGCGCCTTCAAACTCGCCGTGGGTGACGCGGTCGCTGCTTGCGACGACGTGTCCCTCTTCGACCAGTCCACGTGCACTCCAGGCGCGCTCGATGACCTGGACACCGTGGGCTTCTACTCCCTGAAGGCCCGTCCCTCCTCGAGCAACACCGCCTACTCCGGCTACAGCCTCCGGCTGCCGCTCGAGGGTGGCAAGGGCACCCTCTCCGGCCGGGCATTGACCCGGCAGGAGATTGGCGCGGGCTCGTTCTTCACCTCGGCCACCCTCCCCGCCACGCCTTTCTCGCCGGCCCGGGACCTGGTGTTCATGGGCTGCACCCGGCCCACTCCCGACCGCATCAACGGCTGCTACGTCCAGTGCGCACAGGGCAAGGTCGGCACCGTGGGCACCTTCACCGCGGCGCGCCCGGGCATCCGGACACGCGGTGAGTCCGAGTCCTCCGGCCTCAAACTCGTGTCCGAGGCCTCTGTCTCCCTGGGCATGCCCGTGGACGTCTACGTCACGAAGGGCCACGCGTATGTGGTCGCCGTGGGGACCGCCAGCAAGCCCGGAGGCCTGGCGGTGTTCAACGTGAGGGACCCCTCGCATCCGGTGCTCACGAAGACCGTGCAGTTGGCCGGGGACTCGTACTGGAACGGCGTGTGGGCCAAGGACAACGCGCTCTACATCGCGAGCGCCAGCTCGGGCGTCATCGTCTACGACATCTCCAACCCCGCGGATCCGCAGTACGTGCGCGCCGTGCCCAACGCGCCCCTCAACGTGCACACCGTGTTCGTGGATGACAAACGGCTCTACGCCATGGCCCCGACGCCCGGCGACGCGGTGCTCATCTTCGATGTGTCCTCACCGCTCGCGCCCGTGGAGCTCAACCGGGTGTCCCTGGGCGCCGGCGGCAGCGGACCCCATGACGCCTTCGTGTACGAAGAGCGCCTCTACGTGAGCCATACGGAAGCGGGCTACCACGCCTTCGACGTGGCGGACGCGGAGCACGTGTATCCGATGGGCGGATATTCCTTCGACGGTCAGTATGCCCACGCGAGCGCGGTGGGCACCTTCGCGGGCCGCACCGTCGCCTTCGAGGGCGGCGAGTACCCCGGTTCGCACCTGCGCGTGCTGGACGTCACCGACCCCGCGAACATGAAGCTCATTGGCGAGTACGGCCTGCGCCCGGAGACCTCCATCCACAACATCCTCCTCCGGGGCTCGAAGCTGTACGTCGCGTACTACCAGGAGGGCGTGCGGGTGCTGGACGTGTCGATTCCGCCGAAGCCGCGCGAGGTCGCGTACTTCAACACGTACCGGGAGACGGATCCGGACCGCACGGGCTCCTCGCTCGAGGGCGCCATCGGCATCCGCGTGCCGGGGGACGGCTTCATCTACGTCGTGGACACGTCCCGGGGGCTGCTCATCCTCTCCGAGCAGCGCTGA
- a CDS encoding AAA family ATPase: MTPVPTPVRFRGTDSYLTSEGLQAAVNCALTLQRPLLVKGEPGTGKTLLAEAIAQGLGLKLLTWHVKSTTRAQDGLYVYDTVQRLYDSRFGDGDVRDIRRYIRMGPLGEAFASPERVVLLIDEVDKADLEFPNDLLHELDRMRFRISETNDEVVAKNRPVVLITSNNEKELPDAFLRRCVFHFIDFPERELMQRIVDVHHPGLDSSLADQAMKVFYELRAMTRLRKRPSTSELIDWISVLKANGVVELKLEEQLPFLGALLKKEQDLVAVAEAFGRGRRTRA, translated from the coding sequence ATGACTCCGGTTCCCACTCCCGTTCGCTTCCGCGGCACCGACTCCTACCTCACGAGCGAGGGCCTGCAGGCGGCCGTCAACTGCGCCCTCACGCTCCAGCGCCCCCTGCTGGTCAAGGGTGAGCCCGGGACGGGCAAGACGTTGCTGGCGGAAGCGATTGCCCAGGGGCTGGGATTGAAGCTGCTCACCTGGCACGTGAAGAGCACCACGCGCGCGCAGGACGGTTTGTATGTCTACGACACCGTGCAGCGGCTGTATGACTCGCGCTTCGGGGACGGAGACGTGCGAGACATCCGGCGATACATCCGCATGGGGCCGCTGGGCGAGGCCTTCGCTTCTCCGGAGCGCGTGGTGCTGCTCATCGATGAAGTGGACAAGGCGGACCTGGAGTTCCCCAACGACCTGCTCCACGAGCTGGACCGGATGCGCTTCCGCATCTCCGAGACCAACGACGAGGTCGTGGCGAAGAACCGCCCCGTGGTGCTCATCACCAGCAACAACGAGAAGGAATTGCCTGACGCGTTCCTGCGCCGGTGCGTGTTCCACTTCATCGACTTCCCGGAGCGCGAGCTCATGCAACGCATCGTGGACGTGCACCACCCGGGGCTGGACTCCTCGCTGGCGGACCAGGCGATGAAGGTCTTCTACGAGCTGCGCGCGATGACGCGCCTGCGCAAGCGGCCGTCCACGAGCGAGCTCATCGACTGGATTTCCGTGCTCAAGGCCAACGGCGTCGTGGAGTTGAAGCTGGAGGAGCAGCTGCCGTTCCTGGGCGCGCTGCTCAAGAAGGAGCAGGACCTGGTGGCGGTGGCGGAAGCCTTTGGACGCGGCCGGCGGACGCGCGCTTAA
- a CDS encoding AAA family ATPase encodes MALTRLDIAGYRSVRQLHLELGPVTVVVGPNGSGKTNLYRALYLLAAAAEGRLARTLADEGGTPSVMWAGPRDIKKPVRLRVTVDLDDLTYELQCGLVPGPPPPTMFTLDPEVKEEHLWAHSGGRRLVLMERKDRTAFIRDTDGKRVTFPAELWGAESVMDQLAEPHRFPRLGEVQRTLSAWRFYHHFRTDPDALPRHPQVGVRTPVLASDGRDLAAALQTIWEIGDDRALEQGIDDAFPGSRLEVRAEDGRFSLFLHMPGLSRPMSAPELSDGTLRYLCLLAALLSPRPPPFLALNEPETSLHPDLLEPLGRLIVRASEYSQVWVTTHAEALATVIADKTGTSPVHLEKQQGATTVKRNGNDE; translated from the coding sequence ATGGCCCTCACGCGTCTGGACATCGCAGGCTACCGCTCCGTGCGTCAGCTCCACCTGGAGCTGGGGCCGGTGACCGTGGTGGTGGGGCCCAACGGCAGCGGCAAGACGAACCTGTACCGCGCGCTGTATCTGCTAGCGGCGGCGGCGGAAGGCCGGCTCGCGCGCACGCTGGCGGACGAGGGCGGCACCCCAAGCGTGATGTGGGCCGGCCCGCGAGACATCAAGAAGCCGGTGCGGTTGCGCGTGACGGTGGACCTGGACGACCTCACCTACGAGCTGCAATGCGGCCTGGTGCCCGGGCCTCCTCCACCGACGATGTTCACCCTGGATCCGGAGGTGAAGGAGGAGCACCTCTGGGCGCACTCCGGAGGCCGGCGTCTGGTGTTGATGGAGCGCAAGGACCGCACGGCCTTCATTCGCGACACGGACGGGAAGCGCGTCACGTTCCCCGCGGAGCTGTGGGGCGCGGAGTCGGTGATGGATCAGCTCGCCGAACCGCACCGTTTCCCACGGCTGGGCGAAGTCCAACGCACGCTGAGCGCGTGGCGCTTCTACCACCACTTCCGCACGGACCCGGACGCGCTGCCCCGGCACCCGCAGGTGGGGGTGCGCACGCCGGTGCTCGCGTCGGACGGGCGCGACCTCGCGGCGGCGCTCCAGACCATCTGGGAGATTGGCGATGACCGCGCCCTGGAGCAGGGCATCGACGACGCCTTCCCCGGCTCCAGGCTGGAGGTGCGAGCGGAGGACGGACGCTTCAGCCTCTTCCTGCACATGCCCGGCCTGTCGAGGCCCATGTCCGCGCCGGAGCTGTCGGACGGGACGTTGCGCTACCTGTGCCTGCTGGCGGCGCTGCTCAGTCCCAGGCCGCCGCCGTTCCTCGCGTTGAACGAACCGGAGACCAGCCTGCACCCGGACCTGCTGGAGCCCCTGGGCCGGCTCATCGTGCGGGCCTCCGAGTACAGCCAGGTCTGGGTGACGACGCACGCGGAAGCCCTGGCGACCGTCATCGCGGACAAGACCGGCACCTCGCCCGTGCACCTGGAGAAGCAGCAGGGCGCGACGACGGTGAAGCGGAACGGGAACGACGAATGA
- a CDS encoding vWA domain-containing protein has product MFLPFFYELRKRGVKVGAQEALALAGALKAGLHDSSLDGFYHVARALLVHSETQLDAFDQAFLSHFQGVASDALKLTEELLSWLEEAKERTDLSPEEIALLEQWDPEELRRQLEQRLKEQTERHDGGNRWVGTGGASAFGNNGVARQGVRIGGTGGRQGQALWQAGARKYAGYRDDLVLDTRQLAVALRKLRAFAREGVAEELDVDESIAATAKNAGELEVVTRPPRRPNTRVVLCMDVGGSMDPYAHLVSRLFSVASQATHFKELRTYYFHNCVYGKLYATPQLTGGITVPELTAQVGRHHKLVMVGDASMAPYELGIRTDANGQYRQEGLEGLTWLMQLAQHFERNVWLNPEPRGSWRSGSIAVIANVFPMFSLTVEGLGEAVNHLTRGKTPRGAMARR; this is encoded by the coding sequence ATGTTCCTGCCGTTCTTCTACGAGCTGCGAAAGCGCGGGGTGAAGGTGGGCGCGCAGGAAGCGCTCGCCCTCGCCGGGGCGCTGAAGGCCGGGCTGCATGACAGCAGCCTGGATGGGTTCTATCACGTGGCTCGCGCGCTCCTGGTGCACTCGGAGACGCAGCTGGATGCCTTTGACCAGGCGTTCCTCTCCCACTTCCAGGGCGTCGCTTCCGACGCGCTGAAGCTCACCGAGGAGCTGTTGTCCTGGCTGGAGGAGGCCAAGGAGCGCACCGACCTGAGCCCGGAGGAGATCGCGCTCCTGGAGCAGTGGGACCCTGAGGAGCTGCGGCGGCAGCTGGAGCAGCGCCTGAAGGAGCAGACCGAGCGCCACGACGGCGGCAACCGCTGGGTGGGCACGGGCGGCGCGTCTGCCTTTGGCAACAACGGCGTCGCCCGGCAGGGCGTGCGCATTGGCGGCACGGGCGGGCGGCAGGGCCAGGCGCTGTGGCAGGCCGGGGCTCGGAAGTACGCGGGCTACCGCGACGACCTGGTGCTGGACACGCGGCAGCTGGCGGTGGCGCTGCGCAAGCTGCGGGCCTTCGCGCGTGAGGGTGTGGCTGAAGAGTTGGACGTGGACGAGAGCATCGCCGCCACCGCGAAGAACGCGGGCGAGCTGGAGGTGGTGACACGTCCGCCGCGCAGGCCCAACACGCGCGTGGTGTTGTGCATGGACGTGGGCGGGTCCATGGACCCATACGCGCACCTGGTGAGCCGGCTGTTCAGCGTCGCCAGCCAGGCCACGCACTTCAAGGAGCTGCGCACCTACTACTTCCACAACTGCGTCTACGGGAAGCTGTACGCCACGCCGCAGCTGACGGGCGGCATCACCGTGCCGGAGCTCACCGCGCAGGTGGGAAGGCATCACAAGCTGGTGATGGTGGGCGATGCGTCCATGGCCCCGTATGAGCTGGGCATCCGCACGGATGCCAATGGCCAGTACCGCCAGGAGGGCCTGGAAGGGCTCACGTGGCTGATGCAACTGGCGCAGCACTTCGAGCGCAACGTGTGGCTCAACCCGGAGCCTCGCGGGTCGTGGCGCTCGGGCAGCATCGCGGTCATCGCCAACGTGTTCCCCATGTTCTCCCTCACCGTGGAGGGACTGGGTGAGGCGGTGAACCACCTCACCCGGGGGAAGACGCCCCGGGGGGCGATGGCGCGGCGTTAA